A region of uncultured Draconibacterium sp. DNA encodes the following proteins:
- a CDS encoding glycoside hydrolase family 2 TIM barrel-domain containing protein produces MNSIFKKLSLIVVFLISYASLQAQSAEWADIVSNNNSLLVNVEGRNSFSLDGKWDAIVDQQEIGFYNYRYKESDDGWFINRQVQEPSDLIEYNFNEARKLNVPDDWNTQAADLLRYEGTIWYRKVFNYDKQQDKRYYLYFGAVNYEANVYLNGEKIGSHEGGFTPFNFEVTDKLKNGENFVVVKVDNKRKREALPTVIFDWWNYGGITRSVHLIEAPQTFIHNYSIQLDPDNNNQIKGWVKLNGPKSQQNIKMQIPELSIDKSLQTNSAGYAEFSVPVKNITYWNPEIPKQYAVDWNAETDAITEPVGFRSIETDGYDILLNGESIFLRGICMHEESPFGGGRSTNADEASVLFGWAHDMNCNFLRLAHYPHNEHTIRTANEMGILLWSEIPVYWTILWKNQQTIANARQQLREMINRDKNKASVILWSVANETPLEEGRLEFISNLVDYAKALDPSRLLTAALENHMTDEGTKMIDDPLGAKLDVIGNNNYCGWYSGEPQSCAELRWETIYKKPLILSEFGGGALQGYYGEPNQRWTEDYQAEVYRYNIEMLREIPFLRGTTPWLLMDFRSPRRPLANIQDDYNRKGLVSERGKKKKAFFMMKDFYEEIEKEYETK; encoded by the coding sequence ATGAACTCTATTTTTAAAAAACTGAGCCTGATTGTTGTCTTTTTAATCAGTTACGCATCTCTTCAGGCACAGTCTGCGGAGTGGGCGGATATTGTCAGCAACAATAACAGCTTGCTGGTGAATGTGGAAGGACGCAACTCTTTTTCGTTGGACGGAAAATGGGATGCCATTGTCGACCAGCAGGAAATTGGTTTTTACAATTACCGCTACAAAGAATCGGATGATGGCTGGTTTATAAACCGGCAGGTGCAGGAACCTTCCGATTTAATCGAATACAATTTTAACGAGGCCCGCAAATTGAATGTCCCAGATGACTGGAATACACAGGCTGCAGACCTGTTACGTTACGAAGGCACTATTTGGTACCGTAAAGTTTTTAACTACGACAAACAGCAGGATAAACGCTACTATCTTTATTTTGGCGCCGTTAACTACGAAGCAAATGTTTACCTGAACGGCGAAAAAATAGGTTCGCACGAAGGTGGTTTTACGCCGTTCAATTTTGAAGTAACCGATAAACTTAAAAACGGTGAAAATTTTGTTGTCGTTAAAGTGGACAACAAACGCAAACGTGAGGCACTGCCAACGGTTATTTTCGACTGGTGGAATTATGGCGGCATTACCCGCTCGGTGCATCTCATTGAAGCGCCGCAGACATTCATACACAACTATTCTATTCAGTTGGATCCGGATAACAATAATCAGATTAAAGGTTGGGTGAAACTTAATGGTCCAAAAAGTCAGCAAAATATAAAAATGCAGATTCCCGAATTGAGTATAGATAAATCCTTGCAAACAAATTCCGCTGGTTATGCTGAATTCAGTGTTCCGGTAAAAAACATAACATATTGGAATCCTGAGATTCCCAAACAATATGCAGTTGATTGGAATGCGGAAACCGACGCAATAACTGAACCAGTCGGTTTTCGCAGCATTGAAACAGATGGTTACGATATTTTGCTTAACGGAGAAAGTATTTTTCTACGTGGTATTTGCATGCACGAAGAATCACCGTTTGGAGGAGGACGATCTACCAATGCAGATGAGGCAAGTGTACTGTTTGGCTGGGCACATGATATGAACTGTAATTTTCTCCGGCTTGCACATTATCCGCATAATGAGCATACCATCCGCACCGCTAATGAAATGGGAATCCTGTTGTGGTCGGAGATACCTGTATACTGGACTATCCTTTGGAAAAATCAGCAAACTATCGCCAATGCGCGCCAGCAGTTGCGGGAGATGATTAACCGCGATAAAAACAAAGCCTCCGTTATTCTGTGGTCGGTGGCCAACGAAACACCTTTGGAAGAAGGGCGACTCGAATTTATTTCCAATTTGGTGGATTATGCAAAAGCATTGGATCCCAGTCGTCTGCTTACTGCTGCCCTTGAAAACCACATGACCGACGAAGGAACAAAAATGATTGACGATCCTCTGGGCGCAAAACTCGATGTAATCGGCAACAATAATTACTGCGGATGGTATTCGGGAGAACCGCAAAGCTGTGCTGAACTGCGCTGGGAAACAATTTATAAAAAGCCTTTAATATTGAGTGAGTTTGGTGGTGGTGCACTGCAGGGGTATTACGGCGAACCCAATCAGCGGTGGACTGAAGATTACCAGGCTGAAGTTTACAGATACAACATTGAAATGCTCAGGGAGATTCCATTTTTGCGTGGCACCACTCCATGGCTATTAATGGATTTTCGCTCACCACGCCGTCCGCTTGCAAACATTCAGGATGATTACAACCGGAAAGGATTGGTCTCTGAACGAGGTAAGAAAAAGAAAGCATTCTTTATGATGAAAGATTTTTATGAAGAAATTGAGAAGGAATATGAAACGAAATAG